In Scyliorhinus canicula chromosome 8, sScyCan1.1, whole genome shotgun sequence, one DNA window encodes the following:
- the LOC119970330 gene encoding sphingosine 1-phosphate receptor 3-like — protein MHLTAFPAEMVVRNECVRTELIEHHYNYTGKFNKKSKSTDGMDITTVAFLIICSFIVLENLMVLIAIWKNNKFHNRMYYFIGNLALSDLLAGIAYKVNILMSGKKTFGLTTTVWFIREGSMFVALGASTFSLLAIAIERHMTMIKMRPYDASKKYRVFLLIGACWLISILLGALPILGWNCICNLPECSTVLPLYSKMYVVFCVVIFSAILLAIVILYARIYILVKTSSRKVSNRKFTKHNSERSMALLKTVVIVVGIFIACWSPLFIFLLIDVACKPNKCSILYQEDWFIAIAVLNSGMNPIIYTLASKEMRRAFFRLLCGCLASDNVSKTLPIQSAAENSKSKSSGNNAQKTKGELPEISTPSNVIKAINSTSPTGEF, from the coding sequence ATGCATTTAACGGCTTTTCCAGCTGAAATGGTCGTCCGCAATGAGTGTGTCAGAACAGAGCTCATTGAGCATCACTATAATTACACAGGGAAATTCAACAAAAAGTCAAAATCCACCGATGGCATGGACATAACTACTGTGGCCTTTCTGATTATCTGCAGCTTCATAGTGCTTGAAAACCTGATGGTTCTCATAGCCATTTGGAAAAACAACAAATTTCATAATCGAATGTACTATTTTATTGGTAACTTAGCCCTGTCTGACCTGCTGGCAGGAATAGCATACAAAGTAAACATCCTCATGTCTGGAAAGAAGACTTTTGGCCTCACAACAACTGTATGGTTCATCAGGGAAGGGAGCATGTTTGTGGCATTGGGAGCCTCCACCTTTAGCTTGCTAGCAATAGCAATCGAGAGACACATGACTATGATAAAAATGAGGCCCTATGATGCCAGTAAAAAGTACAGAGTTTTCCTCCTCATCGGTGCCTGCTGGTTGATATCGATTTTACTTGGTGCCTTGCCTATCCTTGGTTGGAACTGTATCTGCAACCTTCCAGAATGTTCTACAGTGCTGCCCCTTTACTCCAAAATGTACGTTGTCTTCTGCGTTGTCATCTTCAGTGCAATTTTGCTGGCCATCGTAATACTTTATGCTCGTATTTATATATTGGTTAAGACAAGTAGCCGCAAGGTTTCAAACAGAAAATTCACCAAACACAATTCTGAGAGATCCATGGCTCTGCTGAAGACAGTGGTGATCGTTGTGGGGATTTTCATTGCATGTTGGTCCCCCCTTTTCATTTTCTTGCTCATTGATGTGGCCTGCAAACCAAACAAGTGTAGTATCCTGTATCAAGAAGATTGGTTTATTGCAatcgcagtcctcaattctggcatGAATCCCATTATCTACACTCTAGCCAGCAAAGAGATGCGTCGAGCTTTCTTCCGCCTCCTCTGTGGTTGCCTAGCGAGTGATAATGTCTCCAAGACCCTGCCAATTCAGTCAGCTGCAGAAAACAGCAAGAGCAAGTCCAGTGGCAATAATGCACAAAAAACGAAAGGCGAGCTCCCAGAAATCAGTACCCCATCAAATGTAATCAAGGCAATTAATTCAACCAGTCCCACTGGGGAATTTTGA